Proteins encoded within one genomic window of Vidua macroura isolate BioBank_ID:100142 chromosome 34, ASM2450914v1, whole genome shotgun sequence:
- the C1QL4 gene encoding LOW QUALITY PROTEIN: complement C1q-like protein 4 (The sequence of the model RefSeq protein was modified relative to this genomic sequence to represent the inferred CDS: deleted 1 base in 1 codon) has product MLLVLLVAIPLLVHGSKAAAHYEMLGSCRMVCDPYPELPPASPPPFLPGAKGEPGRKGRAGLRGPPGPPGPRGPPGEPGRPGPPGPPGPGPGGYIPSFYSPKIAFYAGLRKPHEGYEVLRFDDVVTNVGNYYEPSSGKFTCPLPGIYFFTYHVLMRGGDGTSMWADLMKNGQVRASAIAQDADQNYDYASNSVILHLDVGDEVFVKLDGGKVHGGNTNKYSTFSGFIIYPD; this is encoded by the exons atgctgctggtgctgctggtggccatCCCGCTGCTCGTGCACGGCTCCAAGGCGGCCGCGCACTACGAGATGCTGGGCAGCTGCCGCATGGTCTGCGACCCCTACCCCGAGCTGCCCCCCGCCTCCCCGCCGCCCTTCCTGCCCGGGGCCAAGGGCGAGCCGGGCCGCAAGGGCCGCGCCGGCCTCCGCGGGCCACCGGGGCCACCGGGCCCGCGGGGACCTCCGGGAGAACCGGGCCGGCCGGGCCCGCCGGGGCctccggggccggggccgggcgggtaCATCCCGTCCTTCTACAGCCCCAAAATCGCTTTTTACGCCGGCCTGAGGAAGCCGCACGAGGGCTACGAGGTGCTGCGCTTCGACGACGTGGTGACCAACGTGGGCAACTACTACGAGCCCTCGAGCGGCAAGTTCACCTGCCCCCTGCCCGGCATCTACTTCTTCACCTACCACGTCCTGATGCGCGGC GGGGACGGCACCAGCATGTGGGCCGACCTGATGAAGAACGGGCAG GTGCGTGCCAGCGCCATCGCGCAGGACGCGGACCAGAACTACGACTACGCGAGCAACAGCGTCATCCTGCACCTGGACGTGGGCGACGAGGTGTTCGTCAAGCTGGACGGGGGCAAAGTGCACGGCGGCAACACCAACAAGTACAGCACCTTCTCCGGCTTCATCATCTACCCCGACtga